One part of the Xanthocytophaga agilis genome encodes these proteins:
- a CDS encoding DUF6174 domain-containing protein: protein MKPALFIVSLLLFLACSKDESTSADLKANSSRWASNQLVNYTFTQRLNCFCIRGGEKMTVIVQNNQIVDVKDTNGVSLPADLQKSYKTIDELFQLIQTTDPKSVAVIKVTYDDVLGYPKSIYIDKSEQMADEEIGYDSENISH from the coding sequence ATGAAACCTGCTTTATTTATTGTAAGTCTCCTGCTATTTCTAGCATGTTCTAAAGATGAATCTACATCTGCAGACCTAAAAGCCAACTCATCTCGCTGGGCATCCAATCAATTAGTAAATTATACCTTCACTCAACGATTAAATTGTTTCTGTATCAGAGGAGGTGAAAAGATGACAGTAATAGTACAAAATAACCAGATTGTAGATGTGAAAGATACTAATGGAGTTAGCTTGCCTGCAGATTTGCAAAAAAGCTATAAAACCATTGATGAACTTTTTCAGCTCATCCAAACTACAGATCCTAAAAGCGTGGCTGTTATCAAAGTTACCTATGATGATGTATTAGGATATCCTAAGTCTATCTATATAGATAAGAGCGAACAAATGGCGGATGAGGAGATTGGCTATGATTCTGAAAATATATCCCATTAG
- a CDS encoding glutaminyl-peptide cyclotransferase yields MIRSYILWGVILVSILVGCTSETHTDETSTTAISSVSALNYGVLTTYPHDATLFTEGLLMYKGKLYESTGSPSELQQTRSLVGVVDLANGKMEEKIELDRNKYFGEGIVFLHDKLYQLTYRTKIGFIYDATTFKQIGTFTFPSSEGWGFTTDSTALIMSDGSNKLTYLNPKSFKVEKVLSVIENGNPVTNLNELEYINGFIYANVYTTNFIVKIDPGTGKVAGRLDFSTLVYDAKAKNPSALEMNGIAYDSTRNTVYITGKFWPVIYEVKINN; encoded by the coding sequence ATGATAAGATCATACATACTTTGGGGAGTAATTCTAGTTAGCATACTTGTGGGATGTACGAGTGAGACTCATACAGATGAAACTTCTACAACGGCAATATCTTCAGTTTCTGCTCTCAATTATGGTGTACTAACAACCTATCCACATGACGCTACTTTATTTACTGAGGGTTTATTGATGTATAAAGGTAAGTTATATGAAAGCACAGGATCACCTAGTGAATTACAACAAACACGATCTCTGGTAGGAGTTGTAGATCTCGCTAATGGTAAGATGGAAGAGAAAATAGAACTTGATCGAAACAAATATTTTGGGGAAGGCATTGTATTCCTGCATGATAAACTTTACCAACTCACATACCGAACAAAGATTGGATTTATATATGATGCCACTACTTTCAAGCAAATCGGAACATTTACCTTTCCAAGTAGTGAGGGATGGGGATTTACTACAGACAGTACCGCTTTAATTATGAGCGATGGTTCTAACAAACTAACCTATCTGAATCCAAAATCTTTTAAAGTTGAGAAAGTATTATCAGTTATAGAGAACGGAAATCCAGTCACAAATCTTAATGAACTGGAATATATTAATGGATTTATTTATGCAAATGTCTATACAACAAACTTTATTGTTAAAATAGATCCTGGTACAGGCAAAGTGGCAGGTCGGCTGGATTTTTCTACTCTTGTCTATGACGCCAAGGCTAAAAACCCTTCAGCTTTGGAAATGAATGGTATTGCCTATGATTCGACACGAAATACAGTCTATATTACTGGTAAGTTTTGGCCTGTTATCTATGAGGTGAAAATAAATAACTGA
- a CDS encoding zinc dependent phospholipase C family protein, which translates to MISFYKHHIVFITENAVNPDRRRYIVPGEAVKHYIDMEAYGDSAIFKLPRNWKDAIKHYTEDTLQTHGIVPWWVMQMKFQLTEAFLQRNPKRILTLSADIGHYIGDLNVPLHTTRNYNGQLTNQHGIHGLWEARIPELFSPNYDFWIGQAHYLYHPQQRIWQALQQANNAVDSVLRFEKLVSQKFSDDKKYSFEQRGATTQRVYSRDYVNAYHHMLNGQVERQMRMAIELVRDFWFTCWVDAGQPDLYPLSVFEFSPSESDSIERAKQLWDKGNLKVRPHENSSQLANPEKYPFLERPLYVRRRSYYSA; encoded by the coding sequence ATGATCTCATTCTATAAACATCACATTGTGTTTATTACAGAGAATGCCGTTAATCCAGATCGCAGGCGTTACATTGTGCCAGGAGAAGCTGTAAAACATTATATTGATATGGAGGCGTATGGTGATAGTGCTATTTTTAAACTACCACGTAACTGGAAGGATGCGATAAAACACTATACAGAAGATACGCTTCAGACCCATGGTATTGTTCCATGGTGGGTTATGCAAATGAAGTTTCAATTGACAGAAGCTTTTCTTCAACGCAATCCCAAACGTATTTTAACATTATCAGCTGATATAGGACATTATATTGGAGATCTGAATGTACCATTACATACTACCCGGAATTATAATGGGCAACTTACCAACCAGCATGGTATCCATGGATTATGGGAAGCACGCATACCAGAGTTATTTTCCCCAAATTATGACTTCTGGATAGGTCAGGCGCATTACCTGTACCATCCACAACAACGTATATGGCAAGCATTGCAACAGGCGAATAATGCTGTAGACTCAGTATTACGTTTTGAGAAGCTAGTTTCCCAAAAATTCTCAGATGATAAAAAATACAGCTTTGAACAGCGAGGTGCCACAACGCAACGTGTATACTCACGAGACTATGTAAACGCCTATCATCATATGCTTAATGGCCAGGTTGAACGGCAGATGCGTATGGCAATTGAACTTGTCCGTGATTTCTGGTTTACCTGCTGGGTAGATGCAGGACAACCTGATCTTTACCCTCTTTCGGTATTTGAATTTTCTCCTTCAGAATCAGATTCTATAGAAAGAGCTAAACAATTATGGGATAAAGGAAATCTTAAAGTCCGCCCACATGAGAATAGCTCCCAACTAGCCAATCCGGAAAAATATCCTTTTCTGGAAAGACCTCTTTATGTCAGACGACGCAGCTATTATTCTGCCTAG
- a CDS encoding CotH kinase family protein has protein sequence MKFCTTIVYSFLFAFIPFVIYSQNFTTSNLPIIIIDTHGQTIVDDPKIIADMGMIDNGPGTINKITDNWNNYTGKIGIEIRGSSSQMYPKKSYGFETRDPSDTEESHDVSLLGLPAENDWILYAPYSDKSMLRDVIAYHLSQRMGWYASRFRYCELVVDGEYKGVYILLEKIKRNSNRVNISKLKSTDNSGDNVTGGYILKIDKTTGTIGGGFDSQYQPNLPSGTNQGQKITFLYEYPERNDPPKGDDITPEQEQYIQGFMHAFESSLKGSNFADSAQGGYRKYINTASFIDYFLLTEAVFNVDGYRISTFMHKNKDSKGGLLTMGPVWDYNISQGNADYYNGNKTDQWAYRMNYSFSTDNSLVPFWWERLLEDTRYRDEAKCRWITLRKGAFYTDSLMHFIDSLATILQEAQNRNYQRWPILKEYVWPNAVIPGSYQGEVDYLKTWLTTRLAWLDYAIPGVCDALATENENKSSQVYLYPNPSSGDVYIQFDHLTENTPITAEVYNMLGQKIATQSFKWTNTPKLLPASQLSPGILLIKLYIRDTLISTKKVIRSN, from the coding sequence ATGAAGTTTTGTACTACTATCGTTTATAGTTTTCTATTTGCGTTTATCCCATTTGTAATCTACAGTCAGAATTTTACAACATCCAACCTTCCTATTATCATCATTGATACTCATGGTCAGACAATAGTTGATGATCCCAAAATCATTGCAGACATGGGTATGATAGATAATGGTCCAGGGACCATCAATAAAATCACAGATAACTGGAATAATTATACTGGTAAAATTGGCATAGAAATCCGGGGTTCCAGTTCACAAATGTATCCTAAGAAATCATATGGCTTTGAAACACGAGATCCATCTGATACAGAAGAGAGTCATGATGTTTCTCTATTAGGTCTACCTGCTGAAAACGATTGGATTCTTTATGCACCTTACAGTGATAAGAGTATGTTAAGGGATGTTATTGCGTATCATCTTTCCCAAAGAATGGGATGGTATGCAAGCCGTTTTCGATATTGTGAACTGGTTGTAGATGGAGAGTACAAAGGTGTTTATATTCTGCTTGAAAAAATCAAACGAAATTCCAATCGGGTTAATATTTCAAAATTAAAAAGTACAGACAACTCGGGTGATAATGTTACAGGAGGTTATATACTAAAGATAGATAAGACAACTGGAACTATAGGAGGAGGCTTTGACTCTCAATATCAGCCCAATCTCCCGTCTGGAACAAATCAGGGACAGAAGATTACTTTTCTATATGAATACCCAGAACGGAATGATCCACCTAAAGGGGATGATATTACTCCTGAGCAGGAACAATATATTCAGGGATTTATGCATGCTTTTGAAAGTAGCCTGAAGGGCAGCAATTTCGCAGATTCTGCTCAGGGAGGATATCGCAAGTATATTAATACAGCTTCTTTTATTGATTATTTTCTCCTAACAGAAGCAGTATTTAATGTCGATGGTTATCGTATAAGTACGTTCATGCATAAAAATAAGGACAGTAAAGGAGGATTATTAACTATGGGTCCAGTATGGGATTATAATATTTCACAAGGGAATGCTGATTACTATAATGGCAATAAAACAGATCAGTGGGCATATCGAATGAATTATTCATTTTCTACAGATAACTCATTAGTTCCTTTCTGGTGGGAACGTCTACTGGAAGATACAAGATATAGAGATGAAGCAAAGTGCAGGTGGATTACACTACGCAAAGGAGCATTTTATACAGACTCTCTGATGCATTTTATAGACTCATTGGCTACTATTCTACAGGAAGCGCAAAACCGTAATTACCAGAGATGGCCAATCTTAAAAGAATATGTATGGCCTAATGCTGTCATTCCCGGTAGCTATCAGGGAGAGGTAGATTATCTGAAAACCTGGCTGACTACCCGACTAGCATGGCTAGACTATGCAATTCCAGGGGTATGTGATGCACTTGCAACTGAAAATGAAAATAAGTCAAGTCAGGTCTATCTCTATCCTAATCCATCATCTGGTGATGTATATATCCAATTTGATCACCTCACTGAAAACACACCTATTACAGCAGAAGTATATAATATGTTGGGACAAAAAATTGCTACTCAGTCTTTTAAATGGACAAACACTCCCAAATTACTACCTGCTTCACAATTGTCGCCAGGAATACTGCTTATAAAACTGTATATAAGAGATACACTTATTTCTACTAAAAAGGTCATTAGAAGCAATTAA